The sequence agtgaagaaaaacaggtAATTGAAGTGCATCTGGGTttctttgtttgtgtttttgttgAGTTGTGgatatttttaatcaaagatGAGGCAGGTTGTCCGTGGATTTAGCCTTCCTCCTGGAAGTGCTATAGCATGCCACTGCACTTAGGCCAATACACAACCCAGGAGGCATCCCTTGGTGTCTCCCCTTTTCTGGGAAGAATGTAAACCACATTGTATGTACACTCTGAGCAGCATGCATCTCTTTACGTGGTCACATAGCAAAGCCAGGACTGATAGGAAATCTTTGCTTCTGCCCCTTTCTCTCACTAGCAGAAGAAAACTCCCATGGCATCTCTATGGAGGTTCTCACTGCCTGTCTCCTGGAAGCTGGAGTTGGGCCAATATACATCCTTTACTAGCCTATCAGGAACTTGGATGTTCccatttcagaagaatttaaaacattaatttacatTTGCCAATTTCTTAAGAAAGAGCTTGCCTGCTGGCAGGATGCTGGCAGACCGAGGCTTCAACCCTGAGGGAAGTTTTCAGACTGTGCTGGGATAAAGCACTCAGTAGGAGCACCGCCTGCCTCACTGGTGCCTCTTCCAGGTTGCACAGTTCTTTCAAAAGCTAGAGGTGAAGAGTTTCCATCTTTCCTTAGAAATACAGCTTATCTAGCCAAGTGACATCCTGTTAATTTTTCCATGTGGTTGAATGTCTAAgctatttctaaaatgaaactaaaagaGCAAGCACTAGACAAAATACAGCTGAGTTACCAGAAGTTAGCAAGTTACCTTCTGTCAGCCCATCCTGGCTGTAAGGTAAAACGTTATCTGACACCACCTTCTTTGTGATTTGAGCTCTCACATTTTGTTCTGCAACTGGGAGGTAACCAGCAGCAGCCTAGGCATTGTCAAGCTGATGGTGACCACCATGCGGAAATACAGCGGTTCTGCAGTAAAAGGAGACATTACATACTGTATGTGGACTCAAATACCACTTTAGAGAGACAACCTGAGTTTTGTAACAACCAGAAGCCGGAGTTGCTGCAACAGCAATGTGATGAATAAAGTATTGTGCTTCCTGTTCATTTCTCAAAATCCCCTGCTTCAGACCAAGGCAACTGCAAGCAACTGCATAAAGGTGTTTCGTGCAGGaggtcctgcagctctgcctcgCATGTCTTTATACACCTCAGGCCACAAGACATTTCCCAGCTTGCTTTGCAAACTTCAGGccttcagaaaaatatcaaaGCCACAAATTATAATGTGCTCTAGAGAAAGTACATGGGATCAGGAGAATTTCCAATGTCCTAGCGCAATACCTAGGCACAGAGCCACATGCTCAGATGATCCTGAGAACTAGAGAttactgtatatttaaaaaaaaatgcaaagattctaacttgaaagaaaattccCTCTTGGCCCAACATCTGGTAGTTAGTTTAAACTATTTGTATTAGCAAGCCAAAAAGTACCTGATGGCTTTCTAACATCTTTAGCAACACCAGTACACTCCCATTACCTATGCTGTTGTTAGTTCTTACTGGATGATTTCATTTACACAGAACTTATATCCACAGTGAGAATTCATAAAACACTGAATAAATATATTAGAAagatcagaaaataattaaacataGACTATGAAGACCACAGTTACTGTCTCCACTAAGCACATTCTGacagaggttttcttttctgtgagcCTCTTCCCTATTGAAATGCTGCCAGAAAGGAATAAGACTGACCAATTAAAAGGTTTCTGTCATACTTAGGAACAACCCAGAACATTGTTTGGTAACCtgaagtattaaaatatcttgtaCTTGCAGAAGGAAATTAATGATGTGTAATTTACTTCAATAGGAAGAACTCTTCTGTCTTTCCATTGCCAAGTCTACTctaaaatgctgcttctgatCTGCTCAGCTTTGTGCTCTACCTGATGAAGAATGATCCAGTAAATAGAAGCAGCATTGTAAAATGCATCTTGTTTCCCTTCTGTATGGAAAGAGTGCCTCACACTTCCACAAGAGCAGGAAGAAATCCCCCCACTACAGTCTTTTGATTAGTATAATCTCAAACAGAGGAAATGCTATCGTTTTACATATTTCTGCATTAGAGAAAGGATTTATGTATGGCAAGGACCTAGCCTCATGAAATACCAGTCCCTTAAAGAATAgagcaaagcaataaaaaaggGCTATTTGTGGAACAGATGGATACTGCAGATACGATTTGGAGAAAAAAGATCTGAGTTGAGCACATGACCTTGTGAGAGGTTGAATACTTCTTGTACAGGAAGTCGTGGGCGTTTTTTTCATAACCTCAAAGATCCAGGTAGACTGTAGagatctgtttggttttgtaggCTGTGCCCTCTGCGAGAATGACATCAGAAAAACTCTgtaaggaaaagcttttcaatTTTCAGTTCCCCCCATATGTGACTGCAGCTGGGAAGACAACCTACCCTAACAGTTAGGGATTAGCAAAAAAAGGAACCAGAAATAGTCAAAATGAGTGATGAACACTGGGATAAGTATTTAGACTATTAATCTGAAAATTACCCTCaactgaatctttttttcttacttagCAAGCCTTGCGACTTATGGATGAAGTAAAGGAAAGattagaagaagaagaaagacaaTGTCAAGTATCCTTGAAAAATTTATGGGATGAATGCGAATCTTGTTTAGAAAGTACCTGCATGAGATTTTATACAACTTGCAAACATGATTTGTCAACATTTAGAAGAAAGGTAGGAAGAAATTTTGTATCTGGGAAATACTCTTGAATTCACTGAACAGATTTAGAGGCAGCACACCTTATTTTTCTCAATGCCAGCTCTGCCAGTTATATCAGGTCACTAAAATGAATTTGATTTGGAGGGTGTGGAAATAAGAAGTTATGTGGCAGGGATTACATGCAATTATAGTCATTGAACACTGAGCCAAAATGAGTTCAGTTGCACCCTGGCGTCACTCCATGGACACTGATTATTCCCCTGACTCCAAGGGAGTCACTCCAGATACACAGTGTTGTCTCTCACAGTAGGACTTGCATTAAGATGCTCAAtaactgtttctgaaaaataccaCAGAGATTCTTTATGGTAGACATACTTAGCAAAATtccataggggaaaaaaaaaaatcacctactTATACAACATCATTCTTtcctatatttattttaaatctgctcTTTAAGtaacaaaatagttttaaattcttaactgttttttaataaaggaaacTGTCAGCAAAGGAGATTCCCCTAATtctaccagaaagaaaatatgctttCCTGGCTGGCACATTATTGTTACAAGATTTAACAAAATTGTAATCACATTTTTTATGTGGGCATATGCTTTAAGGGCAGCTTAACAACTGAAACTGCAGAATTACTGCCACTGAAATTTTAGCCAGATTACCTAGCTTTCACATCCACAGGCACTGAAAAATATGATAACTTAAAAATTAACTGTAGTGTGTGTCAGAAGCGACAAGCTTTAGAGCAAAGGTGTTTAATATTTGTGCATATTCTTaaaattattcaggaaaaaatgtggaagatATTAAATTTAAGACTACTGGTGATACTTTTGGCTTTTTAGATACCTCTTACGGATACTTCAAATGTGTCTCTTGGACTTTGAAGTATCTGCGGGTGTCAGGTTGAAATTATTGCAGCAAAAGTTATATACTGCAGTGTCACTCCCTTTGACCCTCTTGGTAACTTTCTCAGTGAGCTATATGGTTTATTTGAAGTATTCAAAGTAAGAAATGCGTCGTGACCTAAATCCTTgtaaaaaaagaggacaaagaCAATAGCTGGGGCTGATGACACACAGGCAGCAGGGGCAATGCTGGCtcaggctgctcctgcagagccGTTTCACAATCCACCTTCCCTCTGAGCTGCACTAGCGGTCAGATCAACAGTTGGtctgatttaaataaaataaaaaggtataTGTATAtgatgtatatgtgtgtgtacgtGTTTGGCAGGGTGTTTCTTAACCCTTACCAGTTTTCTAATGCCATGAAGTGCAGTTCCACAAAACGCTGCATCTGCCCAGGCAAAGGCAGCGCGTTAAAGCACGGAGCAGGGAACCAGTGGCTGAGACCCAGGGACTGGGACAGGGACTGGGAactctgcaaagcagagctgacaCTCGGTCTCTTCCATCATCAAATCATGGGCTCACAGTCACTGcttcattgattttaatgggTTTCGGTTTGCACAAGCATGTGAGGACACGGCCATTGGTGAGAGAGAGTATGGTGTTTACAGATCGCAGCGAGAACAATCGCCTTCTGTTCCCTGCGCTGCACATAAGTACTACAGAAATGTTCCCAAGATAAAGTCCAAATTGTTTGTTGGAAGAAACCCAAACGCCAATACTAACTTTGAGCCCCCACAGATTAAAGGCCAACTGGCAACCCTTTTACTCCAGATCTGATTTGGAGCTAATGATTTAGACTGAATGTACTTTCACTCTTTAGAGTCCAGTGTCTTAAATTACTTTGGAGAATATTCTGTGCTTGCAGTTATTAAGAGGGCATTGTTTCTATGggtatttgaaagaaaaaaattagagcCACTTCCCTGAGAGATGAAAAAACAGTAACTCATCAGGCACCTGATCTATCTTCTTCTTATACACAGGTTGAagattttctgaggaaaatacCTCCgctcatttttacttttcatgagGATCAAGGAAGAGACCTCCAGTTTAACGAAAAGCCTGAGAAAGAGGATACCCAGCTAGTAAAACTGGAAGATTTATTTAGCCAACTATTATCAGACATGGGCTCAATATTTGacagaagtttcatttttttcaagcagatgCAAAAAGAATTTGACCAGTCTTTTCAGACGTATTTCATGTCTGATCTGGACTTGCACGAGTCCCCCAGCGTGCCAGCTTTACCCGAGGACACCACCAGAAACAATGGCTCACAGAAAGGCTGGGGTATACCCAGCTTTTTACAGATAGTTTTTGATTTCAGTAAGACGGTGTTTGAAGGTGTCAGCGAGGTGATTACCGAAGTATTTGATGAATACAGAGATAATAGAAGAGATGTGCCAGAACAAGCCAAAGGCAAgtgttagaaaatgaaaatcaactGCACTGCCAGTGACATCAAACCCCTCGGGATTGCTAAACTATGGTTAATGATTCAGTTCGCAGTATGTTAGTGTGAGAGACACTGTGGACCCTCTGGAGACTTTCCTGGTTAAACAGCCACGGGTCAAGGATAAGTTTATCGGTTAAATTAAAAGGTACAAATCACCTAGAAATCTCAAAGAAATGTTGCAGGGGTACTTACGGGTCCCACACGGCCTGATTTTCACAGCAATTCTCCAAACATTTGCAGGAGTTCCTCAGGAGCTCTTGGATTCATGACAAATGCAGGTTTTCGTAAGGCTGACTGACAGGTCTGATGTCAGCGTTTGTCAGGATATGACAGGTATCATATCATATTGACATGTCACCAATTCTAAAATATTAGGGTAATTCTGCGAGAGATGTCAAGGCATATCCCTGCCCTTGCCAAATGACATTAAGCTCAGCCAGACATCTGCAAGCCCCGTTCCAGGCTACTGCAGCAATGCAAGTGTGCCAGTCAAACACCAACCAGCCATGAGGTTTTCCAGTGAGCAGAAAAATTCTGGGCATAACATTGGTTTCAGGTGATAACTCTcaatggaggagaaaaagccaTGGTCAACTTTTAGAATAGGAATAAGCCTTATCCTTTGTATCTTACTAATGCAAATAGAAAAACAAGCATGATTCAAATCCATGCCGGTGCCTATTTAGAAGGAGATCACAGTAAGGACATGCCATAACTCTGAGTGTGAGGTGACATAACCACTATATGGTCATCAGGTAATATAAAGTTAAGTGATTCtacaacagtattttttaatttttcctgtatCATAACCCATGTCACCTCAGAAATAAGCTTTGGTACTGTGCTCTCATCTAGCTCTGGATGAAACATCTTATTATGAAACATCTTGACTTCTAAGGGTCAAAAAGATCTCATCAGAACTTGCATGATGTAGAAATAATGTGTAATATTAGCAATTGTTTGGCTATTAGTGGGGAATGCTATGCCTTTAAAGGGGAATATACTATAGTGGCATGAAttccttgaaagaaaacatgatttataTCTTCTCCTGACTTCTAATTCTtaatgttttattccttttttttttttttggggggggggggatttatGCCAGATTGCCAGATGTTTTGGATTAAGGGCAAGAAGTTATATTCTAGCACATAAAGTAGGTGACAAATGTATATTTATCAAGACCCTAAGCTTAATGACAGTCTAAAAATACTGTGACTTCATTCTAGATCCTGACAGAAGTGGCATGTTCTCAAAAATTGTGTCAGGGCGCCAGAGGCCTCTGTGCAGGGAGCTTCGGGAGAACTCCTCTGGATGCCCACAGTTTCATGAGAGATGTCAGAAATGTCAAGACAATCTTTTGCATGGTAAATAGctattttccaattttttttctgtaatgcgTTCACCACTGGTTTGTAGATTTTGAGGCTGTCGTTTTCTACTGTGCTGTCTCCATAGTTTTGGAATTAACATTCAGTCACTGAGTTTTTACTGTAACTACGGATACAAACACTATTCCTCGTTCCAGATGATTTCAATTACCTTTCCCCACTGTCTCCACAGAGTGTCAGTATAACTCAGTTGTTGACATAATGCTGGAGGTCCAAAGAGAAGTTCTACACTCTCTAACAAAATACGTATATACCCTCTAACAAAACACCTATATATTTTGTTAGAGTTGCCATCCaacagagaagctgaagagCCTGTTAATTATTCTTTGTCAGCAAACAGGGCTGATGTGAAGGACAAAAAGGAGACTGCTTGTCAGTATGCAAGGAGATGGCAAAGCTCTGGCATGCACTCTCCATGGGCACCTGGAAAAAATTCAGACTGCATCACCTAGAATTGCTCTCAGGACTCCTGCTGCAGCATAACACAGCTGTGTTTCCAGAATTATTTAGGTCTTAAAAGCCACAGAATATGCTTAAACCCAAATGTCTTCAGAATATTTCCAGTACAGCAAATGTTAATGATCTAATGATACATGTTGAAAAGAATATTGCACCACTTCCATCTcactaaaaatatctttttatctACAACTGCGTATTACAGATACCAGTTTGTATCCGTGGTTACTGTACTATCAGCCTGAAGGTGTCCCTTGACAGTCCTATTTGACAGAgaataaactgaatttttccaCAATAATTTTTTGTATAGGAATAATATAATGTTCttgtttaaaatctgtattttagtaaagaaaaaaacatcagtaTTCAGTTCTGAATTCATGGCAGATGATACTAGTCAAATACTAATGTCTAGCTATTGTTAGATAGGTATTGGGCCTTAAcacagcaggtcgagggaggtgattctgcccctctactccgctctcgtgagaccccacctggagtactgcgtccagctctgaggtcctcagtacaagaaagacatggagctgtggagagagtccagaggagggccaccaagatgatcagagggctggagcacctctcctataaggacaggctgagagagttgggcttgttgACCCtaaagagaaggctccagggagaccgtatagcagccttccagtacctgaaggggcctacaggaaagctggagagggactgtttacaagggcatggagtgaaaggacaaggggtaatggctttaagctgaaggaggggagatttagattagatataaggaataaattcttcactgtgagggtggtgagacacaacaggttgcccagagaggtggtggatgccccctccctggaagtgttcaaggccaggttggatggggctttgggcaacgtggtctagtggagggtgtccctgcccatggcaggggggttggaactagatgatctttaaggtcccttccaacccaaaccactctatgattctatgataacaCTCAACAGGAACACTAACATATGTTGTGGTCTTTCTTGTAATAACCTATATACTTGGGATGGATTGATAATGGAATATGagcgattaaaaaaaaagataaagtatAAGGAGATTGTGAAGTTGCTATATGTAAAATCTACCATTTCTTATTTAGCATAACAGAAAATCTGTTACCATGAAATATGATATAACCCTTAAAGTACTTGGTAAGTCATTGTAATACAGCAAATCCACTTAGACATTATGAgcctaacctaaatctaccaAAACAAGTTCACAagaattggggttttttgagcaTTATTTAAACACCAACCCAAAACATGTCCCCTTGCTAGACGTTTTTAGAGTTTTCTATATTTCAGATAGAAAAGACGAAGTACAAGACATACTACTTTCCTATAAGCTTCATGCCGGCTGTCTTTTCTAACAGATTGCCCAAACGTTCCCGAACTGCATGTTAAGTTTGATGAAGCCTTTAAGCTGGTTAATCTCTCGGGGGAGCAATATGAGCAGATTCTCCAGGTGGTTCAGCGTCATACAGAAGACACTTCCTACTTgttgaacaaaatgaaagaaagatttgGGTGGGTGTCTGAGATATCCAACATGACCATTGgaccagaaaacattttcaatataGTTAAGGTAAGGgttattttccatctttgacCTGTGTTTTATGATCTTGGGGATTGTGGATGTTTGTGCATGTGTAATGTTTGGGTTTAAAAACACAGAGTTCCTACTCATCTTGAATATATGTATGCTTGATAATCCCTTGATGAGCTGAAACTGCAGagattaaaaactattttcctgTAAATCCTTTTAGTCTGATGGATGGCTGACAGGCTAACCTGGATCGCTGTCTGATAAGAGTAAATTGACACTAGCAGCTTTGACTGGCCTCAGATTACCTTCCCAGATAAATTTCACTGTACTGGTCAGCAACACATCTGTATTGGATCATTGAATATCTAGCTATATGTCTATGTCTGCACCTATATATCCCAAAGCTCAAAGGTGGCAAATGTTATGCAGGTTATTGCAGTGGAAGCTGCGTATCTTTAACAGCATCTGtaaaaattacaataattacATCATGATTAACTGTATCTCACACACAAGAATATATCCAAGGTAAATTCAATCCACTTTCCTGGACGAGGGACAAATCCTATTCTCCCTTCCAACTCAGAAATCCAATGTATTACTATTACTACAAAACTTTATACAAAATGCTTGTGCAATCCAccaaaaatcacaaaatcagTAACAAGGGGACAGGCAATATATAAGCACATTTTCTCAACTGAGTCTGAGCTATCTGctccagaaaaataaagctacaGAACTAAGTCTGGCTTAAAAAAACACATAGGAATGCGTAACTTCAATCACAAAACCTTTGTCTTGAAATTAGTGGGACAACTCACACTCAAGTTTTCATTAGGAGGTCAGAAACTCTTTATAGATGTAGTTCATGGTATAAATATTAACATGCAGTTCTTTAATATGGTCTTGCAGTGCCATGTCAGCTCTTTCCACCACCTACAATAAGCTTTGGCATAAATTCACCCactgctttttcagaagaaagtaatttaaagaaCATAGACAAGTCTGAAATATTCCTCTGTTTAATTTTCCCCTATCAAAGACAGTAGGCACAGTACAtataaacaaaactgaaagtaCGCAGTAGTTTGGAGCGTCTAAAATACTGATTTGTTCTCTTCTAGGTGGTACCTGGGGATCCCTCTGGTAAAAATGAAACCGTGGTAGATGTGAATATTCTGACTTCACCTACTTTCACCATTAAAGTTCCTCCCAACTTAGACCCAAAGAGTGCTGAATTCATTGAATACATAGCTGGGAAAGCACTGCAACTatataaacagaatttttaagtGGTAAGtttattctttctcctttcatagAGAACACAATTCTTTATAAGAGGTGTTTACATTGCAATAAACTTCAGTTGGAACAGCATTCAGTCATGGTATATTCAAGACCGTCTCCTCAGAAATGACATATTGATTGAGAGACAAATACAAGTgttatggaaaacaaaaacaattgtTCAATGTTCTAGCCTGCAAAACACAGACATGATGATATTAAAAGACTTCTGTAACTGTGAAACCCTCAATCTTTAAGCAACCTCTA comes from Grus americana isolate bGruAme1 chromosome 2, bGruAme1.mat, whole genome shotgun sequence and encodes:
- the CLUL1 gene encoding clusterin-like protein 1 isoform X2, translating into MKPSWLFIIYVLWLNGHQCAPTRQEEMNVRENLKLLSEVGEKYVDEEVKKALIGIKQMKIMMERNEDKHVNLMKTLKKSSEEKQQALRLMDEVKERLEEEERQCQVSLKNLWDECESCLESTCMRFYTTCKHDLSTFRRKVEDFLRKIPPLIFTFHEDQGRDLQFNEKPEKEDTQLVKLEDLFSQLLSDMGSIFDRSFIFFKQMQKEFDQSFQTYFMSDLDLHESPSVPALPEDTTRNNGSQKGWGIPSFLQIVFDFSKTVFEGVSEVITEVFDEYRDNRRDVPEQAKDPDRSGMFSKIVSGRQRPLCRELRENSSGCPQFHERCQKCQDNLLHDCPNVPELHVKFDEAFKLVNLSGEQYEQILQVVQRHTEDTSYLLNKMKERFGWVSEISNMTIGPENIFNIVKVVPGDPSGKNETVVDVNILTSPTFTIKVPPNLDPKSAEFIEYIAGKALQLYKQNF
- the CLUL1 gene encoding clusterin-like protein 1 isoform X1, with the protein product MKPSWLFIIYVLWLNGHQCAPTRQEEMNVRENLKLLSEVGEKYVDEEVKKALIGIKQMKIMMERNEDKHVNLMKTLKKSSEEKQQALRLMDEVKERLEEEERQCQVSLKNLWDECESCLESTCMRFYTTCKHDLSTFRRKVEDFLRKIPPLIFTFHEDQGRDLQFNEKPEKEDTQLVKLEDLFSQLLSDMGSIFDRSFIFFKQMQKEFDQSFQTYFMSDLDLHESPSVPALPEDTTRNNGSQKGWGIPSFLQIVFDFSKTVFEGVSEVITEVFDEYRDNRRDVPEQAKGKYPDRSGMFSKIVSGRQRPLCRELRENSSGCPQFHERCQKCQDNLLHDCPNVPELHVKFDEAFKLVNLSGEQYEQILQVVQRHTEDTSYLLNKMKERFGWVSEISNMTIGPENIFNIVKVVPGDPSGKNETVVDVNILTSPTFTIKVPPNLDPKSAEFIEYIAGKALQLYKQNF